The Acidianus infernus genome window below encodes:
- a CDS encoding DUF973 family protein yields MINPYADGLKEIKEGSLYEILANIISFIGAIILLLFLFAYIISSPTTTISNLQLSSSLIGILAAVIVVIIGAILSIIGIIKLRSGFNLLKNTGLDVSIGSTGATLILISLGILIVGVVTVILVVGIFFMVIAAILELIGGIMLGLGFYNLGKGLNNSTIETAGILIIIGGIIDLLISIGGLLDFIAFILIYTSINNILSKGIPFVQTFSQMLGVIKGNGYAYLNVYSNVEGTIISARIEGTAITSTFITPNKLSIGNNSITVNFGNVQGLIPYSNYIVSLIVQDNSGRTILIPVNAQYQPY; encoded by the coding sequence ATGATTAATCCTTACGCCGACGGTTTAAAAGAGATTAAAGAAGGGTCTTTATACGAGATCTTAGCAAATATAATATCATTTATTGGTGCAATAATCCTTCTTCTGTTCCTTTTCGCCTATATTATATCATCGCCTACGACAACTATTAGCAATTTGCAACTTAGTTCCTCGCTAATAGGAATACTTGCAGCAGTTATTGTGGTAATCATAGGAGCAATCCTGAGCATTATAGGCATAATAAAACTTAGGTCTGGATTTAATTTACTTAAGAATACTGGACTTGATGTAAGTATAGGAAGTACTGGTGCAACATTAATTCTTATTTCCTTAGGAATTCTCATAGTTGGAGTTGTCACAGTAATATTAGTAGTAGGTATATTTTTCATGGTGATAGCGGCAATCTTAGAACTCATAGGCGGAATTATGCTAGGCTTAGGATTTTACAATTTAGGTAAAGGACTTAATAATTCCACAATTGAAACTGCAGGCATATTAATAATAATAGGTGGAATAATAGATTTATTGATTAGCATAGGGGGACTTCTTGATTTTATAGCCTTTATCCTGATTTACACTTCTATAAATAATATTCTCTCTAAAGGAATTCCTTTTGTCCAAACCTTTAGTCAAATGCTGGGAGTAATAAAAGGCAATGGATATGCTTATCTAAATGTATATTCTAATGTTGAAGGAACTATAATAAGCGCAAGAATTGAAGGGACAGCAATAACTAGCACTTTCATTACTCCGAATAAATTGAGCATAGGTAATAACTCAATTACAGTTAACTTTGGCAACGTACAAGGCTTAATTCCCTACTCTAACTATATTGTAAGCCTCATTGTACAAGATAATTCCGGAAGAACAATTTTAATTCCAGTAAATGCACAATATCAACCGTACTAG
- a CDS encoding lysine exporter LysO family protein, which yields MLFTLTFILLYVVSLLLGRKINIPQIFSDGIVLILIFTISFWGGNQISAEYVGSIILVSLISSLVIVTITYFLGSFINERTEEGKIKRVDVKTQLKYLLPLIIGFSVGLIMRFHSLEISNNIFGEIIDWELYVLAVVIGISIGKELKKELMTRISRFAIFSVVIAILGGIISSVILFLFLSIKPFNLALAISLGSGWYSYTGPIVAKYYGPFYGVTAFLVNFLREQFTFSLLPIFLKIRSTPLGAVAVGGATSMDTTLGFYVDVLGYEYGLGAMINGVILTLIVPLILPIILSF from the coding sequence ATGCTCTTCACTCTTACTTTTATCTTACTTTACGTAGTTTCTCTTCTCCTTGGACGCAAAATTAATATTCCTCAGATTTTCTCAGATGGAATAGTACTAATCCTAATTTTCACAATTTCCTTCTGGGGAGGTAATCAAATTTCTGCAGAATACGTTGGAAGTATAATTTTAGTTTCCCTCATATCTTCTTTGGTAATAGTCACAATTACTTACTTCCTAGGGTCATTTATAAATGAAAGGACAGAGGAGGGAAAGATAAAGAGAGTTGACGTAAAAACTCAACTTAAATATTTGTTGCCATTAATAATAGGCTTTTCTGTTGGGCTTATAATGAGGTTTCACTCCCTCGAGATAAGTAATAACATATTTGGCGAAATAATAGATTGGGAATTATACGTCCTTGCAGTCGTAATAGGCATAAGCATTGGTAAAGAGTTAAAGAAGGAATTAATGACGAGAATAAGTAGGTTTGCCATATTTTCTGTAGTTATAGCCATACTTGGGGGAATAATTTCGTCAGTAATACTATTTTTATTTCTCTCCATAAAACCTTTCAATTTAGCTTTAGCAATCTCTTTGGGTTCAGGATGGTATTCTTATACTGGACCTATAGTTGCAAAGTATTATGGACCCTTCTATGGCGTAACAGCGTTCCTAGTTAACTTCTTAAGAGAACAATTCACTTTCTCTCTTTTGCCTATTTTCCTTAAAATTAGATCTACTCCTTTGGGGGCAGTTGCAGTTGGAGGAGCTACTTCTATGGACACTACTTTGGGATTTTACGTGGACGTTTTAGGTTATGAATACGGATTAGGGGCAATGATAAACGGGGTAATACTTACTTTAATAGTACCTTTAATCTTACCCATCATTCTCTCTTTCTGA
- a CDS encoding winged helix-turn-helix domain-containing protein: MKSDKILEYCRTPKSFTELKELTGLSDAGLYKALNKFLEEGLIRKTEEGKYVTTDKGEKAYNTQLKSLMEEGIWIEYYGIGEDKIREILKILKSVKGEFYLKASKSADESLLEQLIILQELNRNE; the protein is encoded by the coding sequence TTGAAGAGCGATAAAATCCTGGAATATTGCAGAACTCCCAAGTCTTTTACCGAATTGAAGGAGCTAACGGGCTTAAGCGATGCAGGACTTTACAAGGCACTAAATAAATTCCTTGAAGAAGGATTGATAAGAAAAACAGAAGAAGGAAAGTACGTTACCACCGACAAAGGAGAAAAAGCCTATAATACTCAATTAAAGAGCTTAATGGAAGAAGGCATTTGGATAGAATACTATGGTATAGGCGAAGATAAAATCAGAGAGATTCTAAAGATCTTAAAAAGCGTTAAAGGTGAGTTTTACCTTAAAGCTTCCAAGTCAGCAGATGAGAGCTTATTAGAGCAGCTTATAATTCTCCAAGAGTTGAATAGGAACGAGTAA
- a CDS encoding nucleotidyltransferase domain-containing protein, whose product MGSYARGDFNVWSDVDILIIGDFKEENPLKRLEKIDFPPGFEVIPLTEEEFKKALEKNNPIIWDAKK is encoded by the coding sequence ATTGGTTCTTACGCTAGGGGCGACTTTAACGTTTGGAGCGACGTCGATATTTTAATAATTGGTGATTTCAAGGAGGAAAATCCTCTAAAAAGGTTAGAAAAAATAGACTTTCCTCCAGGTTTTGAGGTAATTCCTTTAACTGAGGAGGAATTTAAGAAGGCTTTAGAAAAGAACAACCCAATTATATGGGACGCCAAAAAATAG
- a CDS encoding YcaO-like family protein produces MQDLINEFLGPILGYTIEKYDNVVITKLINYVNYDLLESHISTQYVKARYNIKLPIEFTPLLRYLENVVPAGGKGETEEESLMGAIGEFLERFYGYSIFFDDNTSIFGRVGELKEQFNVLSTRYKFFSKEQLRKFFFFKDYSDDAFVTFTKAISYKDNKTIYVPSQIVYLTDLIRPGEDLIAYATTGGLSYHEDFEKAFLHGLLEYLERDAINISWISRISPLKIRIPEKLKRKFKVLENKDVVCLRFINEFKGLFVIGCLGFVNGFYVGGAAADITVEDALRRAIYEVYQSISSFSKVSDEEIKLAKKLNKDLLVDFGLVPLYYTYVKKEFLMDYLNNLNTVSYEELEREESLTYKDLVEELLNHGYDIIYKDFNIEKYVGKGKLIRVIIPDLTPAHIPYLPFLGHERYYNIRKIMGLKEEVELFTDEPVPFP; encoded by the coding sequence ATGCAAGATTTGATCAACGAATTTTTAGGACCTATCTTAGGTTACACTATAGAAAAATATGATAATGTGGTAATCACCAAACTAATAAATTACGTAAATTACGATTTGCTTGAATCCCATATATCAACTCAATATGTTAAGGCTAGGTATAACATAAAATTACCTATTGAATTTACACCACTTCTAAGATACTTAGAAAACGTTGTACCTGCTGGAGGTAAAGGAGAGACCGAGGAGGAAAGCCTTATGGGTGCTATTGGAGAGTTTTTGGAAAGGTTTTACGGCTACTCGATCTTTTTCGATGATAATACATCAATTTTTGGAAGGGTAGGAGAATTGAAAGAACAATTTAACGTTCTTTCTACCAGATACAAGTTCTTTTCAAAGGAGCAGCTTAGAAAGTTCTTCTTTTTTAAGGACTATTCCGATGACGCATTTGTAACGTTTACTAAAGCAATTTCCTATAAGGATAATAAGACAATTTACGTACCCTCACAAATCGTTTATCTAACAGATCTAATCAGACCAGGCGAGGATTTAATAGCTTATGCAACTACTGGCGGTCTTTCTTATCATGAAGACTTCGAAAAAGCCTTCTTACACGGTTTGTTAGAGTACCTAGAGAGAGATGCAATAAATATCTCGTGGATTTCACGTATAAGCCCATTAAAAATACGAATTCCAGAAAAATTGAAAAGGAAATTTAAAGTATTGGAAAACAAGGACGTTGTTTGCCTAAGGTTTATTAATGAATTTAAGGGGCTTTTCGTAATAGGTTGTCTAGGATTTGTTAACGGATTTTATGTTGGCGGTGCTGCTGCAGATATAACTGTTGAAGATGCATTAAGAAGAGCAATTTATGAAGTTTATCAATCTATTTCATCTTTCAGTAAGGTAAGTGATGAGGAAATTAAGCTTGCTAAAAAGCTCAATAAAGATCTTTTAGTTGATTTCGGATTAGTTCCACTCTACTATACATATGTGAAAAAGGAATTTTTAATGGATTATTTAAATAATTTAAATACCGTTAGTTATGAGGAATTAGAAAGAGAAGAGTCGTTGACATACAAGGATCTTGTCGAAGAATTACTAAATCATGGCTACGATATAATTTATAAGGATTTCAATATAGAGAAATACGTGGGTAAAGGAAAGCTAATTAGGGTAATAATTCCAGATTTAACACCTGCACATATTCCATATTTGCCGTTCCTAGGCCATGAGAGGTATTATAATATTAGGAAGATAATGGGACTTAAGGAGGAAGTTGAATTATTCACTGATGAGCCAGTACCATTTCCTTGA
- a CDS encoding HEPN domain-containing protein: MISVRLVVVSVSVIKVLDKEEYERWIISAKQTLESARSDLNSGFYNWACFKLQQAAEFAVYGIG, encoded by the coding sequence ATGATAAGCGTTAGATTAGTAGTAGTAAGCGTTTCGGTGATAAAGGTGTTAGATAAAGAGGAATATGAAAGGTGGATCATCTCAGCCAAGCAAACGTTAGAAAGCGCTAGATCAGACCTTAATTCGGGATTTTATAATTGGGCTTGCTTTAAGTTACAGCAAGCAGCAGAGTTTGCAGTTTACGGTATAGGATAA
- a CDS encoding HEPN domain-containing protein yields the protein MPTRYPDVWPSGYPGFYYTKSEAEEAIKYAEDIIKFIEEERRIKERGRVITEARSFANSLKGHFSRF from the coding sequence ATCCCAACAAGATACCCAGACGTATGGCCATCAGGATATCCGGGGTTCTATTATACGAAAAGTGAGGCTGAAGAGGCAATTAAATATGCAGAAGATATTATAAAATTCATAGAAGAAGAAAGGAGAATAAAGGAAAGAGGAAGAGTAATAACCGAAGCTAGAAGCTTTGCAAATTCTCTCAAAGGTCACTTCTCGCGTTTTTAA
- a CDS encoding ATP-binding cassette domain-containing protein, protein MLEIKHLSVSFDDFTVLKDINLELDKEVYIILGPNGSGKTTLLRAISGIIPYKGSIKINGMEVRSAKSLLEYSTNLQEVYTIGNSVLETAKIISEIKEGDLKEFFKILDYLNLDRRVIHKPIYKLSTGQKALVSLALALFTRPQIVTIDEPIENVDINRLDKVISLLRERVNEGIIVTHQKELIKRLEKNVRVYNMVNGELVEDNKMQ, encoded by the coding sequence ATGTTAGAGATAAAACACTTGTCAGTCTCATTTGATGACTTTACTGTTCTAAAAGACATTAACCTAGAGTTGGACAAGGAAGTGTATATAATTTTGGGTCCCAACGGTTCAGGTAAGACTACTTTATTAAGAGCTATTTCGGGCATAATTCCATATAAGGGTTCAATAAAGATAAACGGTATGGAGGTTAGGAGCGCAAAGAGCTTGCTAGAGTACTCTACTAACCTTCAAGAGGTATATACTATAGGAAACTCAGTATTAGAAACAGCGAAAATAATCTCAGAAATAAAGGAAGGAGATTTGAAAGAATTCTTCAAAATCCTGGACTACTTAAACCTGGATAGGAGAGTAATCCATAAGCCGATTTATAAATTATCAACCGGACAAAAAGCTTTAGTATCCTTAGCCTTAGCTCTCTTCACAAGACCACAAATAGTGACTATCGACGAACCCATAGAAAACGTTGACATTAATAGGTTGGATAAGGTAATATCTTTACTACGCGAAAGGGTTAATGAGGGTATAATTGTAACTCACCAGAAGGAACTAATTAAGCGTTTGGAGAAGAATGTAAGAGTTTACAATATGGTCAACGGTGAACTGGTTGAAGATAATAAAATGCAATAG
- a CDS encoding transcriptional regulator, translated as MELEKLIKLLKDNKALNVSVRLGILLGLYYTRYAWFKELLEATRLNKAELYQHLKVLHREGYIDIKYVPTVKGKRVKVLITKKGEEVVKQYLELLGG; from the coding sequence ATGGAGCTAGAGAAATTAATAAAACTACTGAAGGATAATAAGGCATTGAACGTTAGCGTTAGGTTAGGAATCTTATTAGGACTTTATTATACAAGGTATGCATGGTTTAAGGAATTGTTAGAAGCAACTAGGTTAAATAAAGCTGAACTCTATCAGCATTTAAAAGTCTTACATAGGGAGGGGTATATAGATATAAAATACGTTCCTACTGTTAAGGGTAAGAGGGTAAAAGTTTTAATAACTAAAAAAGGCGAAGAAGTTGTAAAACAATACCTCGAATTATTGGGAGGATAA
- a CDS encoding SagB family peptide dehydrogenase → MNIFEEFYLKTQNFTFTVIPDNYPKEYNNVKIIPLPKPREIVESFHKVITTRSSVRRFTEEKVDINVISDLLYYSVGVRKKEGEVIYRMFPSAGGLAETEVYLVPFISDLEVGIYHYNPLSHSLEKLNTEIELEILKSDIVSSIPDINVIPLLIILTARYWKTLAKYGNRGARFVFIDIGIVMENFYLVATALKLGICAVGGFNDYIFNRALDLKNNEAVLGILVVGKRN, encoded by the coding sequence ATGAATATATTTGAGGAGTTCTATCTGAAGACTCAAAATTTTACTTTTACAGTAATCCCAGATAATTATCCGAAAGAATACAATAATGTTAAAATTATACCCTTACCTAAGCCTAGAGAGATAGTAGAAAGTTTTCATAAGGTAATTACTACTAGATCTTCAGTGAGGAGGTTTACAGAAGAAAAGGTCGATATTAATGTTATTTCTGATTTGCTCTATTATTCGGTAGGTGTCAGGAAAAAAGAGGGCGAGGTAATATATAGAATGTTTCCATCAGCCGGAGGTCTGGCGGAAACTGAAGTTTATTTAGTACCTTTCATTTCCGATTTGGAAGTTGGTATATATCATTACAATCCCTTGTCCCATTCTCTAGAGAAACTTAACACTGAAATTGAGCTAGAAATTCTTAAGTCTGATATTGTTAGTTCTATTCCAGATATTAATGTAATTCCTTTACTTATCATCTTAACGGCAAGATATTGGAAAACTTTAGCAAAATATGGTAATAGAGGTGCAAGGTTTGTATTTATTGATATAGGAATAGTTATGGAGAACTTTTATTTAGTAGCTACAGCCCTTAAATTGGGAATATGTGCCGTAGGTGGTTTTAACGATTACATTTTTAATAGAGCGCTTGACCTAAAGAATAATGAAGCCGTACTAGGAATATTAGTAGTTGGAAAAAGGAATTAA